One region of Roseovarius faecimaris genomic DNA includes:
- a CDS encoding electron transfer flavoprotein subunit alpha/FixB family protein, producing the protein MAVLLLAEVTDGELAMDATAKAVTAAKQLGDVTVLAAGASAAAAGEAAAKIDGVSKVLVAEDPSLGHRLAEPTAALIVSLAGDYEHIVAPATTDAKNVLPRVAALLDVMVISDASGVVDGNTFERPIYAGNAVQTVKSSDAKKVVSFRTSTFDAAGEGGSAPVETIGAAENPGLSEWVEDKVAASDRPELTSAGVVVSGGRGVGSEENFALIESLADKLGAAVGASRAAVDSGFAPNDWQVGQTGKVVAPDLYVAVGISGAIQHLAGMKDSKIIVAINKDEEAPIFQVADYGLVADLFDAVPELTEKLG; encoded by the coding sequence CGATGGTGAACTGGCAATGGACGCAACCGCCAAGGCGGTAACGGCGGCCAAACAACTGGGCGACGTGACGGTTCTGGCCGCAGGCGCCTCGGCCGCCGCAGCAGGCGAAGCCGCCGCCAAGATCGACGGCGTGTCCAAGGTGCTCGTAGCCGAAGACCCGTCGCTGGGTCATCGCCTGGCCGAGCCGACAGCGGCGCTGATCGTGTCGCTGGCTGGCGATTACGAGCATATCGTCGCTCCGGCCACCACCGACGCCAAGAACGTGCTGCCCCGCGTGGCGGCCCTTCTTGACGTGATGGTGATCTCGGATGCGTCCGGTGTGGTCGATGGCAACACCTTCGAGCGCCCGATCTATGCCGGCAACGCCGTGCAAACCGTGAAATCGTCGGATGCGAAAAAGGTTGTGTCCTTCCGGACGTCCACCTTCGACGCCGCAGGCGAAGGCGGCTCGGCGCCGGTCGAGACCATTGGCGCCGCTGAAAACCCCGGCCTGTCCGAATGGGTCGAGGACAAGGTGGCTGCAAGCGACCGCCCCGAGCTGACCTCGGCCGGTGTGGTTGTCTCCGGCGGTCGTGGCGTCGGTTCGGAAGAGAACTTCGCCCTGATCGAAAGCCTTGCTGACAAGCTGGGCGCGGCTGTGGGCGCCTCGCGTGCTGCGGTCGACTCAGGGTTCGCTCCGAACGACTGGCAGGTGGGTCAGACCGGCAAGGTCGTCGCACCCGACCTCTATGTCGCTGTCGGCATCTCGGGTGCCATTCAGCACCTTGCAGGTATGAAGGACTCGAAGATCATCGTTGCCATCAACAAGGACGAAGAAGCGCCCATCTTCCAGGTCGCTGATTATGGCCTCGTGGCGGATCTTTTCGATGCCGTGCCGGAACTGACTGAAAAACTGGGCTGA
- a CDS encoding DUF6473 family protein — MNFGWSNAGADVFLNDPAVLRGAQRASAVVLQLPSAQNMSNRFYTVHPRRNDRFVGPSELMRNVFPEVDFTEFHFTRHLLSHLQRIAPDRFATLRRELQTMWVARMRLLLRKIDREVLLLWFSKRRPGEDSNAPDLALDPAFVTQQMVDSIRSPMAQCVEVRASQSARDAGLEGMIFAPVEESAASELLGPLAHEEAAVALVQVLGPLLSNEKGPA; from the coding sequence GTGAATTTTGGCTGGTCCAATGCGGGGGCCGATGTGTTCCTGAACGATCCGGCCGTGCTGCGCGGGGCGCAACGGGCCAGTGCGGTCGTGCTGCAACTGCCGAGCGCGCAGAACATGTCGAACCGGTTCTATACCGTGCATCCGCGTCGCAACGACCGGTTCGTGGGGCCGTCCGAACTGATGCGTAATGTCTTCCCCGAAGTGGATTTTACGGAGTTTCATTTCACGCGGCATTTGCTGAGCCATCTGCAACGCATCGCCCCCGATCGCTTTGCAACGCTACGCCGGGAGCTTCAGACCATGTGGGTGGCTCGGATGCGCCTGCTGCTGCGGAAAATCGACCGGGAGGTGCTGCTTTTGTGGTTTTCAAAGCGTCGCCCGGGCGAGGATAGCAATGCGCCGGATCTGGCGCTTGATCCGGCTTTCGTGACCCAGCAGATGGTCGACAGTATCCGCAGCCCGATGGCGCAATGCGTGGAGGTCCGTGCGAGCCAAAGCGCGCGGGATGCGGGGCTGGAGGGTATGATCTTTGCCCCGGTGGAAGAGAGCGCGGCCAGTGAATTGCTCGGGCCGTTGGCGCACGAAGAGGCGGCGGTTGCCTTGGTCCAGGTGCTCGGGCCCCTGCTTTCCAATGAAAAAGGGCCCGCCTGA
- a CDS encoding DUF6473 family protein: MNCGGRVSALSDVSGRRRNRFMVGDMAYEKFVGDTLEYDLCSYEGSKLFFRGPRRDLKKPYIAFLGGDGYFRQVPGAPVSSAGGAGA; the protein is encoded by the coding sequence ATGAACTGTGGTGGGCGCGTTTCGGCCCTGAGCGATGTTTCAGGGAGGCGCCGAAACCGTTTTATGGTGGGTGACATGGCATATGAAAAATTCGTGGGTGACACTCTGGAGTATGATCTGTGTTCATACGAAGGGTCCAAACTGTTCTTCCGTGGTCCAAGGCGGGACCTCAAAAAGCCGTATATCGCGTTCCTGGGGGGGGACGGATACTTTCGGCAAGTTCCTGGAGCACCCGTTTCCAGCGCTGGTGGAGCAGGCGCTTGA
- a CDS encoding 3-hydroxybutyryl-CoA dehydrogenase, which translates to MDIQKIGVVGAGQMGNGIAHVLAVAGYDVLLNDLDADALEKALATIDKNLERQVSRGKLAEADKAAALSRITTTLDLPELGQTDLVIESATERESVKQAIFETLVPHLEPHTILTSNTSSISITRLASGTDRPEKFMGFHFMNPVPIMQLVELIRGIATDKETYDACLKVVEKLGKTAASAEDFPAFIVNRILMPMINEAVYTLYEGVGNVNSIDQSMKLGANHPMGPLELADFIGLDTCLAIMNVLHDGLADTKYRPCPLLTKYVEAGWLGRKTGRGFYDYRGETPVPTR; encoded by the coding sequence ATGGACATTCAGAAGATCGGCGTGGTTGGCGCCGGGCAGATGGGCAACGGAATTGCGCATGTGCTGGCCGTGGCAGGCTATGACGTGTTGCTCAACGATCTGGATGCTGACGCACTTGAAAAGGCTCTGGCGACGATCGACAAGAACCTTGAACGCCAGGTCAGCCGCGGCAAGCTTGCCGAAGCCGACAAGGCGGCGGCGCTCAGCCGGATCACCACCACGCTTGACCTGCCCGAACTCGGGCAAACTGACCTCGTGATCGAAAGCGCGACCGAACGGGAGAGCGTGAAGCAGGCCATTTTCGAAACTCTCGTGCCGCATCTGGAGCCGCACACGATCCTGACCTCGAACACCTCTTCCATCTCGATCACGCGGCTCGCAAGCGGCACTGACCGGCCTGAGAAGTTCATGGGCTTTCACTTCATGAACCCGGTGCCGATCATGCAGCTGGTCGAACTGATCCGCGGGATTGCAACGGACAAAGAAACCTATGATGCCTGCCTGAAAGTCGTTGAAAAGCTTGGAAAAACAGCCGCTTCCGCCGAAGACTTCCCGGCCTTCATCGTGAACCGCATCCTGATGCCGATGATCAACGAAGCGGTCTATACGCTCTATGAGGGCGTCGGCAACGTCAACTCCATCGACCAGTCGATGAAGCTTGGAGCCAATCACCCTATGGGGCCACTTGAGCTTGCGGATTTTATCGGGCTCGATACCTGCCTTGCCATCATGAACGTGTTGCATGACGGGCTGGCGGACACCAAGTATCGCCCCTGCCCTCTGCTGACGAAATATGTCGAGGCCGGATGGCTGGGGCGCAAGACCGGGCGCGGTTTCTATGATTATCGCGGCGAGACGCCGGTTCCGACGCGGTAG
- a CDS encoding lysophospholipid acyltransferase family protein encodes MVGSVQDQAQGQSDETVTFTKYDRRSLTYANSFDSPMTSTIIRTIEWFTGKLTILKMIRAFEKKGAPTGQPFWRAALDTMGIPLLTPESELDNIPLDGPVVAVANHPHGLVDGMILADLIGRRRTDYKILTRALLTGIDEVAASYMIPVPFPHEPDAQRKSVEMRAKAMAHLKEGGLISVFPSGVVASSDTMFGPVLERDWNVFTAQMIRRSGAKVLPIYFPGNNSRAYQVANRISPTLRQGLLLHEVVKSCNKPQKPVVGKVIGEERMKMLETDPRGFMAWLREHTLSLGEG; translated from the coding sequence GTGGTAGGCAGCGTCCAGGATCAAGCCCAGGGGCAGTCCGACGAAACGGTCACGTTTACCAAGTATGACCGACGCAGCCTGACCTATGCCAATTCCTTCGACTCGCCGATGACATCGACGATCATCCGGACGATCGAATGGTTCACGGGTAAGCTGACCATCCTGAAGATGATCCGCGCGTTCGAGAAGAAAGGCGCGCCGACGGGGCAACCTTTCTGGCGTGCGGCCCTCGATACCATGGGTATCCCCCTTCTCACGCCGGAATCGGAGCTCGACAATATCCCGCTCGATGGCCCTGTCGTGGCTGTGGCCAATCATCCGCACGGGTTGGTGGATGGGATGATCCTGGCCGATCTGATCGGGCGCAGGCGCACCGATTACAAGATCCTAACCCGCGCGCTTCTGACCGGGATTGACGAGGTTGCAGCCTCCTACATGATCCCGGTGCCGTTCCCGCATGAACCCGATGCACAGCGCAAATCGGTCGAGATGCGGGCCAAGGCCATGGCGCATCTCAAGGAAGGCGGGCTGATTTCAGTTTTTCCCTCCGGCGTCGTTGCGTCCTCCGACACCATGTTCGGCCCGGTTCTGGAGCGCGACTGGAACGTGTTTACAGCGCAGATGATCCGCCGGTCCGGTGCAAAGGTCTTGCCGATCTATTTTCCCGGCAACAATTCCCGCGCCTATCAGGTCGCCAATCGGATTTCCCCGACGCTGCGCCAGGGGCTGTTGCTGCATGAAGTCGTCAAAAGCTGCAACAAACCGCAAAAGCCGGTGGTGGGCAAGGTGATCGGTGAGGAGCGCATGAAGATGCTCGAAACGGATCCGCGCGGCTTCATGGCCTGGCTGCGCGAACATACGCTGTCTCTGGGCGAGGGCTGA
- a CDS encoding HPr family phosphocarrier protein, with translation MSDTITRQLKIVNVKGLHARAAAKLVEVVEGFDAHAEVSHNGQSSGGDSIMGLLMLAASHGTTIDVQTSGTDAEALADAIEALVADKFGEDM, from the coding sequence ATGAGTGACACCATCACACGACAATTGAAAATCGTGAATGTCAAAGGTTTGCATGCGCGCGCCGCGGCCAAGCTGGTGGAGGTTGTCGAAGGGTTTGACGCTCACGCAGAGGTGTCGCATAACGGGCAATCTTCTGGTGGCGACAGTATTATGGGGCTTTTGATGTTGGCAGCCTCGCACGGAACGACTATTGACGTGCAGACGTCGGGCACCGACGCCGAAGCGCTGGCCGATGCGATCGAAGCGCTCGTGGCGGACAAGTTCGGCGAAGACATGTAG
- a CDS encoding PTS sugar transporter subunit IIA, with amino-acid sequence MIGIVLVAHGGLAQEYLGAVQHVVGPQVGIVAVSIERDHDRAAKQSEICAAADQVDTGSGVVIVTDIFGGSPSNLALKACQPEDRRILYGANLPMLIKLAKSRDKALPEAVRAALDAGRKYIDSYNVTAE; translated from the coding sequence GTGATCGGGATCGTGCTAGTAGCCCACGGCGGACTTGCCCAGGAATATCTGGGTGCGGTTCAGCATGTGGTGGGGCCGCAGGTGGGTATCGTGGCGGTGTCGATCGAGCGCGATCACGACAGGGCCGCCAAACAGTCCGAGATCTGTGCCGCAGCCGATCAGGTGGACACGGGCAGCGGTGTGGTGATCGTGACGGATATCTTTGGCGGTTCACCCTCGAACCTGGCGCTGAAGGCCTGCCAGCCCGAGGACCGCCGGATCCTCTATGGGGCCAACCTGCCGATGCTGATCAAACTGGCCAAATCGCGCGACAAGGCACTGCCCGAAGCGGTGCGTGCCGCGCTCGATGCGGGGCGCAAATACATTGACAGTTACAACGTGACAGCGGAATAG
- the rapZ gene encoding RNase adapter RapZ, which yields MQIAERPNSRLILVTGPSGAGRSTAIRALEDMGFEAIDNMPLSLLPRLLDGPAPEKPLVLGIDVRNRDFSTTALIEAIDRFGADGSNMQVLYLDCHEDILLRRFSETRRRHPLSPGETPGMGIARELDLLGPIRVRADILVDTSEMSPHDLRSELETWFAPKGAQRLSVSLHSFSYKRGLPRGLDMVLDCRFLRNPYWEPELRALNGRDEPVQAYVGADPLFAAFTEKVTGLALLLLPAYEAEGKAYLSLGFGCTGGQHRSVAVAETLAKALANKGWQVSIRHRELERLAAAQRAADRPSGGQPKE from the coding sequence ATGCAGATAGCAGAACGACCAAACAGCCGGTTGATCCTTGTCACCGGCCCGTCCGGGGCGGGGCGGTCCACCGCGATCCGCGCGCTGGAGGATATGGGCTTTGAGGCGATCGACAACATGCCGCTTTCGCTTCTGCCGCGTCTGCTTGATGGACCTGCCCCGGAAAAGCCTCTGGTGCTGGGCATCGACGTGCGCAACCGGGATTTCTCGACCACGGCACTGATCGAGGCGATTGACCGTTTCGGTGCCGATGGCAGCAACATGCAGGTGCTCTATCTGGATTGTCACGAAGACATCCTGTTGCGGCGTTTCTCCGAGACCCGGCGCCGGCATCCGCTCTCGCCCGGAGAAACGCCGGGCATGGGCATCGCGCGGGAGCTGGATCTGCTGGGCCCGATCCGCGTGCGGGCGGATATCCTGGTGGATACGTCCGAGATGTCACCGCATGATCTGCGTTCCGAACTGGAAACATGGTTTGCGCCCAAGGGGGCGCAGCGGCTCTCGGTCTCGCTGCACTCGTTTTCCTACAAGCGTGGCCTGCCGCGCGGGCTCGATATGGTGCTGGATTGCCGGTTTCTGCGCAATCCCTACTGGGAGCCGGAGCTGCGTGCGCTGAACGGGCGGGATGAGCCGGTTCAGGCCTATGTGGGTGCTGATCCGCTCTTTGCAGCCTTTACCGAGAAGGTGACCGGGCTGGCGCTGCTGCTGCTGCCCGCCTATGAGGCGGAGGGCAAGGCCTACCTATCGCTCGGGTTTGGCTGCACAGGGGGGCAACACAGAAGTGTCGCAGTTGCAGAAACTTTAGCGAAAGCCCTTGCGAACAAAGGCTGGCAGGTGTCAATTAGGCATCGCGAGCTGGAGAGGCTTGCCGCGGCGCAGCGGGCGGCGGATCGTCCGTCTGGCGGCCAGCCCAAGGAGTGA
- a CDS encoding HPr kinase/phosphorylase, which produces MTRPGANTEIWHASAVALNGQSALILGASGSGKSSLALQLMALGAQLVADDRTCLTSFDGVLTASAPAAISGQIEARGVGILAAETCRQAPVKLVIDLDSTETERLPPHRTKDILGVALPLVLNTPGPHFPAAVLLYLRGGRCA; this is translated from the coding sequence GTGACGCGGCCTGGGGCCAACACCGAGATCTGGCATGCCAGCGCCGTGGCGTTGAACGGGCAGAGCGCGTTGATCCTGGGCGCGTCCGGTTCGGGCAAATCCTCGCTTGCGCTGCAACTGATGGCTCTGGGCGCACAGCTTGTCGCCGATGACCGCACCTGCCTGACCTCATTTGACGGGGTGTTGACCGCGTCGGCGCCTGCCGCCATATCGGGCCAGATCGAGGCGCGGGGCGTGGGTATTCTGGCGGCCGAGACATGTCGGCAGGCACCGGTGAAATTGGTGATTGACCTCGACAGCACTGAAACGGAACGTTTGCCGCCGCATCGCACCAAGGATATCCTGGGTGTCGCGTTGCCGCTGGTCCTGAATACACCCGGCCCGCATTTTCCTGCCGCGGTTTTGCTCTATCTCCGGGGAGGGCGCTGTGCCTGA
- a CDS encoding sensor histidine kinase, with protein sequence MALAEGIDMRDHASRKSGDVVLGDDFVAPDNVVEEELRATREGRGVFSLRKSSLTRKIVTFNLIALNVLVAGILYLNSSRDGLALQRANALVGEAELVADVFEAQLPSGAPVNLVTGDGVDVMGTLERVSIPKGVEIFVFDVNGTLAGQYEGTRELTGASKPRPTVISDALSKVWDGISTPFALLLGSHEEISLEDSTRAMVASTLDQGTQVSSGENLGKSIFSVATPILQNGTAVGVVALVSASGEIDNLVRAERERVLQMFIIATLVSIGLSLILASTISNPISDLASAAEIGGDRHRGKAGGRIRIPDLTARPDEIGRLSGALRGMVTALYHRIDSNEQFAADVAHEIKNPLASLRSAVGTLHVAKRDDQRQKLLEVIEHDVRRLDRLVSDISNASRLDSELVKEEQEPFDLLTMLRNLSQYLGEEANQKGIDFITDFPDKPIVLMGLEARVAQVFVNLITNAMSFCEEGDAIRVWARKRDNRVLVVVEDTGPGIPEVALTKIFKRFYSHRPENDFGNNSGLGLAISKQIIEAHDGVIWAENIRPTDADITSDPLGARFVVGLPV encoded by the coding sequence ATGGCGCTGGCCGAAGGGATTGACATGCGCGACCATGCGTCCCGCAAAAGCGGGGATGTTGTCCTGGGCGACGATTTCGTTGCCCCGGACAATGTCGTCGAAGAGGAACTTCGTGCGACGCGCGAAGGCCGCGGGGTGTTTTCGCTCCGAAAATCCTCTCTTACGCGCAAGATCGTCACCTTCAACCTGATCGCCCTCAACGTCCTCGTTGCGGGCATTCTTTATCTCAACTCGTCGCGCGACGGGCTTGCCCTGCAACGTGCCAACGCGCTGGTCGGTGAAGCGGAACTGGTGGCGGATGTGTTCGAAGCACAGCTTCCCAGCGGTGCGCCGGTCAATCTGGTGACGGGGGATGGCGTTGATGTGATGGGCACGCTGGAACGTGTGTCGATCCCCAAGGGTGTCGAGATATTCGTCTTTGACGTCAATGGCACGCTCGCCGGACAATATGAAGGAACCCGTGAACTCACGGGCGCCTCCAAGCCACGACCGACCGTGATCTCCGATGCCCTGTCAAAGGTTTGGGACGGGATATCGACCCCGTTTGCACTGCTTTTGGGAAGTCATGAGGAAATAAGCCTCGAAGACAGCACCCGCGCGATGGTGGCCTCGACGCTGGATCAGGGCACACAGGTGTCATCCGGCGAGAATTTGGGTAAGTCGATTTTTTCCGTGGCCACCCCGATCCTGCAGAATGGCACCGCTGTGGGCGTTGTCGCCCTGGTCAGCGCGTCTGGTGAGATCGATAACCTGGTGCGCGCTGAGCGCGAGCGGGTCTTGCAGATGTTCATCATCGCCACCCTTGTTTCGATCGGGCTAAGCCTGATCCTGGCCTCGACCATCTCGAACCCCATTTCCGACCTCGCCTCTGCTGCCGAGATCGGAGGAGACCGGCACCGTGGCAAGGCCGGTGGACGCATTCGTATTCCCGATCTGACCGCCCGGCCAGATGAGATCGGCCGCCTCAGCGGGGCGCTCAGGGGCATGGTCACGGCGCTTTACCACCGCATCGACAGCAATGAGCAATTCGCGGCCGATGTGGCCCATGAGATCAAGAACCCCCTGGCCTCTCTGCGTTCGGCGGTCGGCACTTTGCATGTGGCCAAGCGTGACGATCAACGGCAGAAACTGCTTGAAGTGATCGAACATGACGTGCGCCGCCTCGACCGGCTTGTCAGCGACATTTCCAACGCCTCGCGCCTCGACAGTGAGCTTGTCAAGGAAGAGCAGGAGCCGTTCGACCTGCTGACCATGCTGCGCAACCTCTCGCAGTATCTGGGCGAGGAAGCGAACCAGAAGGGTATCGATTTCATCACCGACTTCCCGGATAAGCCGATTGTTCTGATGGGGCTTGAGGCACGGGTGGCGCAGGTCTTTGTCAACCTGATCACAAACGCCATGAGTTTTTGCGAAGAGGGCGACGCAATCCGCGTATGGGCCCGCAAACGCGACAATCGGGTGCTGGTTGTGGTCGAGGATACCGGCCCGGGCATCCCCGAAGTCGCCCTGACCAAGATTTTCAAGCGCTTCTATTCCCATCGGCCTGAAAACGACTTTGGGAACAATTCGGGGCTGGGCCTTGCGATTTCCAAACAGATCATCGAGGCGCATGACGGGGTGATCTGGGCCGAGAATATCCGGCCGACCGATGCCGACATCACCTCCGATCCTCTTGGGGCGCGGTTCGTCGTCGGCCTGCCGGTCTGA
- a CDS encoding response regulator transcription factor — protein sequence MSKIALVDDDRNILTSVSMTLEAEGFEVETYNDGQQAFDAFSKKLPDMAVLDIKMPRMDGMDLLQRLRQKTSMPVIFLTSKDDEIDEVLGLRMGADDYVKKPFSQRLLVERIRALLRRQDAIAGDEGPATEETKVIERGELRMDPLRHAVTWKGKDVTLTVTEFLLLQALAQRPGFVKSRDQLMDVAYDDQVYVDDRTIDSHIKRLRKKLRMADPEFSAIETLYGIGYRYNED from the coding sequence ATGTCTAAAATCGCCCTCGTGGACGATGACAGGAATATTCTGACATCGGTGTCGATGACGCTTGAGGCCGAAGGCTTCGAGGTCGAAACCTATAATGACGGACAGCAGGCGTTTGATGCGTTCAGCAAAAAACTGCCCGATATGGCTGTTCTGGATATCAAGATGCCGCGCATGGATGGGATGGATCTGTTGCAGCGGCTGCGGCAGAAAACGTCGATGCCGGTGATCTTCCTCACCTCCAAGGATGACGAGATCGATGAAGTTCTCGGTCTTCGCATGGGGGCTGACGATTACGTGAAAAAGCCTTTCTCTCAACGGCTTCTGGTCGAACGTATCCGCGCGCTTCTGCGCAGGCAGGATGCGATTGCGGGCGATGAAGGTCCGGCCACCGAAGAAACCAAGGTGATCGAACGCGGCGAGCTGCGGATGGACCCGTTGCGCCATGCAGTTACCTGGAAAGGCAAGGACGTGACCCTTACCGTCACCGAATTCCTGCTGCTTCAGGCGCTGGCGCAACGCCCCGGCTTCGTGAAAAGCCGCGATCAGCTTATGGATGTCGCCTATGATGACCAGGTCTATGTCGACGATCGCACCATCGACAGCCACATCAAGCGGCTGCGCAAGAAGCTGCGGATGGCCGACCCGGAATTCTCGGCGATTGAGACGCTTTATGGTATCGGATACAGGTACAACGAAGACTGA
- a CDS encoding phosphoenolpyruvate carboxykinase, whose translation MTSGRVNPQFRLEDQGITGLGNVHYNMIEPALIEAALRNGEGQLGQGGTFLVTTGKFTGRSPKDKHVVKTDSVADTIWWENNAEMSPEGFDALYTDMLAHMQGKDYYVQDLTGGADPAHSIKVRMITELAWHGLFIRHMLRRPDAETLADFVADFTVINCPSFQADPAKHNCRSETVIAMNFDRKMILIGGTEYAGENKKSVFTLLNYLLPEKGIMPMHCSANHANNNPVDTAVFFGLSGTGKTTLSADPNRTLIGDDEHGWSERGTFNFEGGCYAKTINLDPEAEPEIYATTRKFGTVIENMVFDADTLELDFKDDSLTANMRCAYPLEYISNASKTAIGGHPKNIIMLTCDAFGVLPPIARLTPAQAMYHFLSGFTSKVAGTERGVTEPEPTFSTCFGAPFMPRRPEVYGNLLREKIAKHGATCWLVNTGWTGGAYGTGSRMPIKATRALLTAALDGSLSKVEFRKDENFGFEVPVEAPGVPPVLLNPRRTWDKPDSYDRQAAKLVAMFADNFEQYVPYIDEDVKAAAIG comes from the coding sequence ATGACATCTGGACGGGTAAACCCGCAATTCCGGCTTGAAGATCAGGGCATCACTGGACTGGGCAATGTCCACTACAACATGATCGAGCCCGCGCTGATCGAAGCTGCCCTGCGCAATGGCGAAGGCCAGCTTGGCCAGGGCGGGACGTTCCTTGTGACCACCGGCAAATTCACCGGCCGTTCTCCCAAGGATAAGCACGTGGTCAAAACAGACAGCGTCGCCGACACGATCTGGTGGGAAAACAACGCGGAAATGAGCCCCGAAGGCTTCGATGCGCTTTACACCGACATGCTCGCCCATATGCAGGGCAAGGATTACTATGTGCAGGACCTGACCGGCGGCGCGGACCCCGCGCATTCGATCAAGGTGCGCATGATCACCGAACTGGCCTGGCACGGTCTCTTTATCCGTCACATGCTGCGTCGGCCCGATGCCGAAACGCTGGCGGATTTCGTCGCGGATTTCACGGTCATCAACTGCCCCAGCTTCCAGGCGGACCCGGCCAAGCATAACTGTCGTTCCGAGACGGTCATCGCGATGAATTTCGACCGCAAGATGATCCTGATCGGCGGTACGGAATACGCGGGGGAAAACAAGAAGTCGGTCTTTACCCTGCTGAATTACCTGCTGCCCGAAAAAGGCATCATGCCGATGCACTGCTCGGCCAACCATGCCAATAACAACCCGGTCGACACGGCCGTGTTCTTCGGCCTGTCCGGCACCGGCAAGACGACGCTTTCGGCCGACCCCAACCGCACGCTGATCGGCGACGATGAACATGGCTGGTCGGAGCGCGGCACCTTCAACTTCGAAGGCGGCTGCTATGCCAAGACGATCAACCTCGACCCCGAAGCCGAGCCCGAGATCTATGCGACCACGCGCAAATTCGGCACCGTGATCGAGAATATGGTCTTCGACGCCGACACGCTTGAGCTGGATTTCAAGGATGACAGCCTGACGGCGAACATGCGCTGTGCCTATCCGCTGGAATACATCTCCAACGCATCCAAAACGGCCATCGGCGGGCATCCCAAGAACATCATCATGCTGACCTGTGACGCCTTTGGCGTCTTGCCGCCGATTGCGCGGCTGACCCCGGCGCAGGCGATGTATCACTTCCTCAGTGGCTTCACCTCCAAGGTGGCAGGCACCGAGCGTGGCGTGACCGAACCCGAGCCCACCTTCTCCACCTGTTTCGGCGCGCCGTTCATGCCGCGTCGGCCCGAGGTCTATGGCAATCTGCTGCGCGAAAAGATCGCCAAGCACGGCGCCACCTGCTGGCTGGTCAACACCGGCTGGACCGGCGGCGCCTATGGCACCGGCTCGCGCATGCCCATCAAGGCCACCCGCGCGCTGCTGACTGCGGCGCTTGACGGCTCGCTCTCCAAGGTCGAATTCCGCAAGGATGAAAACTTCGGCTTTGAAGTGCCGGTCGAAGCGCCCGGCGTGCCGCCCGTGCTCCTGAACCCGCGCCGCACCTGGGACAAGCCCGACAGCTATGACCGTCAGGCCGCCAAGCTGGTGGCGATGTTCGCCGACAATTTCGAGCAATATGTGCCCTATATCGACGAGGATGTGAAAGCCGCAGCCATCGGCTGA